One Pseudoalteromonas sp. UG3-2 DNA window includes the following coding sequences:
- a CDS encoding sterol desaturase family protein, whose product MLEQLWQSIVELPGYLFDANKRVYLPYLLGAVVMALPVYYASEKVRSSKGFVKFLFPKQVWWCQSAKLDYCLLITNRLIKAATFTPIVLTMVPIAMGLSDGFEQLFGPALHLDAPPWLVISLFTLMLFLVDDLTRFLLHLLLHKVPFLWEFHKVHHSAKVLTPFTIYRSHPVESYLYACRMALTQGIVVGCGYYVFGDTLSMYDILGANAFVFLFNIFGANLRHSHIWFSWGDRLEGWFISPAQHQVHHSDNPAHFDSNLGSALAIWDRLYGSLIKASEAGKVSIGVGQYDAGHDSLSAIYLKPIKLAMKTLVPKKPVKPIVEKQLKRK is encoded by the coding sequence ATGTTAGAGCAATTATGGCAAAGCATTGTTGAACTCCCTGGTTATCTTTTCGATGCTAATAAGAGAGTGTATTTGCCATACTTGTTGGGTGCTGTGGTGATGGCACTGCCGGTGTATTACGCCAGTGAAAAAGTACGTTCCAGCAAGGGCTTTGTTAAGTTCTTATTTCCCAAACAGGTCTGGTGGTGTCAAAGCGCTAAGCTGGACTATTGTTTGCTGATCACCAATCGACTCATTAAAGCGGCCACCTTTACTCCTATTGTGTTAACCATGGTTCCCATTGCCATGGGCTTATCGGATGGTTTTGAGCAGCTATTTGGCCCTGCTTTGCATCTCGATGCGCCGCCTTGGTTAGTGATCTCTTTATTTACCTTGATGCTGTTTTTAGTCGATGATCTAACGCGTTTTTTGCTGCACCTGCTGCTTCATAAAGTTCCTTTTCTGTGGGAATTTCACAAGGTGCACCACTCAGCGAAAGTGCTGACACCGTTTACCATTTATCGCTCTCATCCTGTGGAGAGTTATCTATATGCTTGTCGTATGGCGCTAACTCAAGGGATTGTGGTGGGGTGTGGCTATTATGTCTTTGGTGACACCTTGAGTATGTATGACATTCTTGGCGCCAATGCCTTTGTCTTTTTGTTTAATATTTTTGGTGCCAACTTGCGTCACTCCCATATTTGGTTTAGTTGGGGAGACCGGCTCGAAGGCTGGTTTATCAGCCCAGCGCAGCATCAGGTGCACCACAGTGACAATCCGGCGCATTTTGATAGTAACTTAGGCTCGGCGCTGGCGATTTGGGATCGTCTCTATGGCTCTTTGATCAAAGCCTCTGAAGCGGGGAAAGTGTCGATTGGTGTTGGCCAGTACGATGCTGGGCATGATTCACTCAGTGCCATTTATCTAAAACCAATTAAGCTTGCAATGAAAACATTAGTGCCGAAAAAGCCGGTGAAACCGATAGTAGAAAAGCAACTGAAGAGAAAATAG
- a CDS encoding cation:proton antiporter family protein, producing the protein MELLYFAVAFACGFSVYQLKLPPLIGFLMAGFVLNLLGHQTTDLLTQLADLGVTLLLFSIGLKLRVGNLLKPQVWAPATMHIITSSAFFAGLLLMLGAMSLPLFTDLDWQSALLVGFAFSFSSTVFAVKVLEERGEMASLHGKISIGILVMQDIFAVIFLAVSTGKAPNIWALALLIALPLVRPLMFWVLSRSKHGELLPLFGFFFALVAGYHAFEFAGLKGDLGALIMGMIFAPHKKAGELSKALLNLKDILLVGFFLNIGLNAIITLDALLIALLLVVVLPLKVSLYYAFTNMFKLRARTSLLSAFTLSNYSEFGLIVCAVASASGLIAADWLAVVAIAVSITFVIASPINKRANEIYVKLEPWLLKFESKVRLEEEMPVNLANTKVVIFGMGRIGTGAYETIQASFPDTVAGVDIKPEVVDKHVSRGRRVLTADATDPDFWQRVNHSEVEMVMLAMPKHMQNIYALEQLKASGYDGQVTAIANYPDQQKELEDMGVDSTYNFYLEAGSGFAEHVKEKLFS; encoded by the coding sequence ATGGAACTGCTCTATTTTGCTGTCGCATTTGCTTGTGGATTTTCGGTTTATCAATTAAAGCTGCCGCCTTTGATTGGCTTTTTGATGGCGGGGTTTGTGCTCAATTTGCTGGGCCACCAAACGACCGATTTACTGACTCAGTTAGCGGACTTAGGTGTCACCCTGTTACTGTTTAGCATAGGTTTAAAACTGCGAGTCGGTAACTTACTTAAACCCCAAGTCTGGGCCCCAGCCACCATGCACATTATCACCAGCAGCGCGTTTTTTGCTGGTCTATTACTGATGCTGGGCGCCATGAGTCTGCCGCTATTTACCGATTTAGATTGGCAGAGCGCCCTTTTGGTGGGCTTCGCCTTTAGTTTTTCCAGTACGGTATTTGCCGTTAAGGTGCTTGAAGAGCGCGGTGAAATGGCGAGCCTGCATGGTAAGATTTCCATTGGTATCTTGGTGATGCAAGACATCTTCGCGGTGATATTTCTTGCCGTAAGTACTGGCAAAGCCCCTAATATCTGGGCTCTGGCGCTACTGATCGCTTTACCTCTAGTGCGCCCGCTAATGTTTTGGGTGTTAAGCCGCTCGAAACACGGCGAGCTATTACCACTGTTTGGCTTTTTCTTTGCTTTAGTTGCCGGCTATCACGCCTTTGAATTTGCCGGTTTAAAAGGCGACTTGGGCGCCCTTATCATGGGGATGATTTTTGCTCCACACAAAAAAGCAGGTGAACTTTCCAAGGCGCTACTGAATCTAAAAGACATTCTGTTGGTGGGCTTTTTCCTCAATATTGGTTTAAATGCCATCATTACCCTAGATGCCCTGCTTATCGCGCTGTTGTTAGTTGTGGTGCTGCCTCTTAAAGTGTCACTTTACTACGCCTTTACCAATATGTTTAAGCTACGGGCACGGACTTCATTGCTTAGTGCCTTTACCCTCAGCAACTACAGTGAATTTGGCTTGATTGTCTGTGCGGTCGCCTCGGCATCGGGTTTGATTGCGGCGGATTGGCTGGCAGTGGTGGCAATTGCTGTTTCGATTACCTTTGTTATCGCGTCTCCCATTAACAAGCGCGCCAATGAGATTTACGTCAAACTCGAACCTTGGCTATTGAAGTTTGAAAGTAAAGTGCGTTTGGAAGAAGAAATGCCCGTTAACCTCGCTAATACCAAGGTGGTCATTTTTGGTATGGGTAGAATTGGCACCGGTGCTTACGAGACCATTCAAGCCAGCTTCCCCGATACCGTTGCCGGCGTTGATATCAAACCGGAAGTGGTGGATAAACATGTCTCGCGGGGCCGGCGAGTGCTGACGGCGGATGCCACCGACCCAGACTTTTGGCAACGGGTTAACCATTCTGAAGTAGAAATGGTCATGCTGGCCATGCCCAAGCACATGCAAAACATTTATGCCCTTGAGCAGTTGAAAGCATCCGGCTACGATGGCCAGGTCACCGCCATTGCCAACTACCCAGATCAGCAAAAAGAGCTTGAAGATATGGGAGTGGATTCAACCTATAACTTCTACTTAGAAGCCGGTAGTGGCTTTGCAGAACACGTCAAAGAAAAATTATTTTCTTAA
- a CDS encoding sporulation protein encodes MFKKILASVGIGAAKVDTVLETEHLHPGQKFQAQIIIKGGDVSQEISGLELALMTRVKVEGEDGEYFTNHVIDRWRVGDQFTIAPGEEKVIPFEARLHSETPITEINAGYNRCHVWVDTGLDIDLALDPSDKDALHIYPNEAVKACMTAMERLGFHLVKADVEKGYLRATEFQSVSGCYQELEYRPNTRSLFGLQEIELSFVPEAHRTHVLIELDRAFRGDGYVDLTIEHDHVNISQLCDQLERLFS; translated from the coding sequence ATGTTTAAAAAGATCCTCGCATCAGTCGGTATCGGTGCAGCAAAAGTTGATACTGTATTAGAAACTGAACATTTGCATCCTGGGCAAAAGTTTCAGGCGCAGATAATTATTAAAGGTGGCGACGTTAGCCAAGAAATTTCAGGTCTTGAACTGGCGTTAATGACCCGCGTTAAAGTAGAAGGTGAAGACGGTGAATACTTCACTAACCACGTGATTGACCGCTGGCGTGTGGGTGACCAATTCACCATCGCACCGGGAGAAGAGAAGGTGATCCCTTTTGAAGCAAGGCTTCACTCTGAAACCCCAATCACTGAAATAAACGCAGGCTACAACCGCTGTCATGTGTGGGTTGATACCGGTTTAGATATCGACTTGGCGCTTGACCCTTCAGACAAAGATGCCTTGCACATTTACCCTAATGAAGCGGTCAAAGCCTGCATGACGGCAATGGAGCGTTTAGGCTTTCACCTTGTTAAAGCCGATGTTGAGAAAGGCTATTTAAGAGCGACTGAGTTTCAATCGGTTTCCGGTTGTTATCAAGAGCTAGAATATCGCCCTAATACGCGTTCGCTATTTGGACTGCAAGAAATTGAGCTGTCGTTCGTCCCTGAGGCGCACCGCACTCATGTACTGATTGAGTTAGACCGCGCATTTCGCGGCGATGGCTATGTTGACTTAACCATTGAGCACGATCACGTCAATATTTCACAGCTGTGCGACCAGCTAGAGCGCTTATTTTCGTAA
- a CDS encoding GNAT family N-acetyltransferase encodes MNWHAKTYAQLSKDELYAIFKARVDVFVVEQNCPYPEIDDIDIADHTQHLFLLSGNELMAYARCYRKSDTCAAIGRVLVAAPARGKGIAKNLMLRAIECCEQHIAHQQLEIAAQCYLDGFYTELGFVKQGEEYLEDGIPHQDMVLRKSTVK; translated from the coding sequence ATGAACTGGCACGCAAAAACGTATGCGCAGCTGAGCAAAGACGAACTTTATGCTATTTTCAAGGCAAGGGTCGATGTTTTTGTGGTGGAGCAGAACTGCCCATACCCAGAAATCGATGACATCGATATTGCCGACCATACCCAGCATCTTTTTTTACTGTCAGGCAATGAACTGATGGCGTACGCCCGTTGTTATCGTAAATCAGACACTTGTGCGGCAATCGGTCGGGTGTTAGTGGCCGCGCCAGCAAGGGGCAAAGGAATTGCAAAAAATTTGATGCTGCGGGCCATTGAATGCTGCGAGCAACACATTGCGCACCAACAACTAGAGATCGCCGCGCAGTGCTATTTAGACGGCTTCTACACCGAGCTGGGCTTTGTAAAGCAAGGAGAGGAATACCTCGAAGATGGTATTCCTCATCAAGACATGGTGCTGCGAAAAAGCACTGTGAAATAA
- a CDS encoding sodium-dependent transporter: MSNIRGEFSSRFGFIMAAAGSAVGLGNIWGFPTQTASNGGAAFVLVYLVLAFCLAYPALMAELVIGRHGQANAVSSLRKLTRSAWQSKLAFVVGFGGIICAGLILSFYAIVAGWMFSATLEPVAELTALSGAQHWLEDSSLSRNIIFTAGFIALTVLIISKGVENGIEKWSKRLMPALLGILFMLIAYVLTQDGALTGLQVYLVPDFSSVLQPQLLVDALGQAFFSLSLGTSVMIIYGSYISKRENLVSLGALVTLIDVFIAFVAGLLIIPAMYVAQAQGVEIFAADGSLLKEDTLVFQVLPALFDSMGYIGLFVSFAFFALMSIAALTSSISMLEAPVSYAVERFALNRIQATWLIGALITVVSLTILFNLESLFGFVVTLTTKFGQPLLGMMCCIFVGWMWHRAKLLKEIETGCPDVASSLFWKVWPWYIRFVCPLAIAAVFLNSI, from the coding sequence ATGAGCAATATCCGAGGAGAGTTTAGCTCTCGCTTTGGTTTTATTATGGCTGCCGCCGGTTCGGCAGTCGGTCTGGGCAACATTTGGGGCTTTCCAACACAAACCGCGTCTAATGGCGGTGCTGCGTTTGTCTTAGTGTATTTAGTGTTAGCATTTTGCTTAGCATACCCAGCATTGATGGCAGAGCTGGTTATTGGTCGTCACGGCCAAGCGAATGCCGTTTCTTCATTACGTAAACTTACGCGCTCAGCGTGGCAAAGTAAATTGGCGTTTGTAGTGGGCTTTGGTGGCATTATTTGCGCCGGATTAATCCTCAGCTTTTATGCCATTGTGGCAGGCTGGATGTTTAGCGCCACACTTGAGCCGGTGGCTGAGTTGACTGCGCTTTCTGGCGCGCAACACTGGTTAGAAGACTCGTCGTTGTCGCGTAATATTATTTTCACCGCCGGCTTTATTGCCCTGACCGTACTGATCATTAGCAAAGGGGTAGAAAACGGTATCGAAAAGTGGTCAAAACGCTTGATGCCTGCCTTGCTGGGTATTCTCTTTATGCTCATTGCTTATGTGCTAACGCAAGATGGCGCGTTAACCGGATTGCAAGTGTACCTGGTGCCGGACTTTTCATCGGTGCTACAACCACAGTTATTGGTCGATGCCTTGGGTCAAGCCTTCTTCTCACTTTCCCTAGGTACCAGTGTGATGATTATTTATGGCTCCTACATTAGTAAACGCGAAAATTTGGTTTCGTTAGGGGCACTGGTCACGCTAATTGATGTCTTTATTGCCTTTGTTGCAGGCCTGCTTATCATCCCAGCCATGTACGTAGCTCAGGCACAAGGGGTGGAAATCTTTGCCGCCGACGGCAGTTTGCTTAAAGAAGACACCCTAGTATTCCAAGTGTTACCGGCGCTGTTCGATAGCATGGGCTATATCGGCCTATTTGTTAGCTTTGCCTTTTTTGCCTTAATGAGCATTGCCGCACTGACTTCGTCCATTTCTATGTTGGAAGCGCCGGTGTCATACGCGGTGGAACGCTTTGCTCTTAACCGTATTCAAGCAACCTGGCTAATAGGCGCGCTTATCACCGTTGTCAGTCTCACTATTCTATTTAATTTAGAGTCGTTGTTTGGCTTTGTGGTAACACTCACCACCAAATTTGGCCAGCCACTGCTAGGCATGATGTGTTGTATTTTCGTGGGTTGGATGTGGCATCGGGCTAAATTGCTTAAGGAGATTGAAACAGGCTGCCCAGACGTGGCAAGCAGCCTATTTTGGAAAGTATGGCCATGGTACATCCGCTTTGTTTGCCCATTGGCCATCGCTGCGGTGTTCTTAAACTCAATCTAA